A region of the Mangifera indica cultivar Alphonso chromosome 10, CATAS_Mindica_2.1, whole genome shotgun sequence genome:
GTTGGAAAAGTTTCTTTCATGGATTGATTGCTGCCGACATCTATGAAACATATATACCTCTGACATGCTTCTTGTGAATAAAGTGctaataatttaaacatttgtCTACTGATATTATCTTTGTTTAACCACATCAAGTCATGCTTAAATCTGGAATGAATATTTTCATTAGTTTTTCCCAAATGCCATGTTTCTCAAGATTTGTTTTAAGTAGATATTACAGATAACAGGTGAAGAAGTTCTATCATAATTTCCaatttgacattttttgttCGGAATGctttgatttaatttagtaCTTAAGTTTTGGATATGAGATTGTTGCATTCCTTGGAGAATTGGTTATATCCTTATCTGTCTTTTTGGAACTTATGATGGCTGCACTTTAATATACTATAACCATACATATTGAACACATACTCTGGCCATAATTAGTTTGTTTTATGTGATCCATCcctttaattagaaaaaatatatatcatcttAATATGTACCCAATGATAGCATAAGTTAACCTAGATATGAATGTGGATGCACTTGGCTCATTGATTGTAGGTGATGTGAACTCAAGCTTAAAGTAAGCAATAAATCTTTACTAGGTCCAAACTAAGGTAAAAGATAGCAAAACAAGCACTTATTCATCCCTTATCTTTCAATGCATACGAGAGAAACCCAACTCATTTCAGTTGGGCCCTATCTATTCAATCCAAGTCTTGGGTAGTTCAAATACTCCAACTCTAGCTTTTGGTTATAACATGCTCAAATAGGACAAAATTATGCTGTCTGGTTGGAAAAAACATATGAGAGATAAAACATTAAATGGGAGTTCCATATCGGTTAAAGACAAAGTTATTTGTTCACTCTTTTTAAGACAAAGTATTTGGATTTGGTTTGACCTCTATTTTCAGTAAAGACAATGATAACTTTCTTAGCCAACTATTTGTGGTAAAAAAAtcagaatttgaattaaaatccaTCATTTATACTAGTTTTAAGGTTTCCTACTTATGATCATGGGTTTATCCTAATGGTCAAACATTGTATTGTGGTTTTTAAGGTGCTTTTACTTGTTTATTGCACCACTTTGTATTTGACCTCTATATATGATCTAGTCTTCACTTGTAATATTTAGACTTGAATGATATTTGAATGAAACAACTAAATTACTTTTGagagagttttatttttttaatccaaatctTTGCCTAGGTTTGGTGGTGGACATCCAAGTTGGTGGCCTTGCCTTTAGACTTggattttttgatattttcatttgtaaatttGTTGTATTTTCATTCCTTCTTGCTTAACCAAATTGGTTCTAAAAGGGATTGTTTGTTGAAAACTCTCCctaatttgattgaaatcacATTAGTGTGAGTTAGTTCAGTTCAAGGTGCTTCAAGTGCATAAAACAACAAAagtaattatgttaatttttttatcttatagaATAATTATGATAAGGTTCTCTGACAATTATTTAGGcacttattataaatttttttacttgtaatttAACTTGTATTTACTAATGAAAAGTcgtaatataattgtttttccCTCAATTTTATTGGTTGTCACAGTAAAATTTATCATAGTGGATTATATATACGAGTTGTTAGTTTAGAAATAAGGTGGGTTATAGTTTTTGTGACATGTGAGCACATATTAGtctgttaatttatattttaatatttggttaaatgataatttaattgatttttttcttttttgtttaaggATGGTGATAAGTGCTGGTAGAAAAAAAATAGGCAATTTATGATTATTGAGCAGGCTCTTGGGCATCTTTTAAGGATGTCTTTCATCGAGGGTGtaaattctttttttgaattatgatgtgatgtgttaaaattgtttatgttaactacttattatacaaatttcGATTACTTgactttgaattgaaaattgttttgttgtaatacatgactttattttttgttcttttgtttcttatttgctttcttattttaatatttttcggccatttattatctatttaaaatagggcaaaagaaaaaaaacaacattgtttCATCATGTACATAAATTGTTGTGTTAAATACATACAACtgatataataacaaatatataattattgctttaactattaaaatagtTGTCTTTACAACATTATAAATCATTGTATTAGTTAAGTAGTTATTActtaaaaatgaaacaatttgttgtttaaaatatttaaaattattgtttaatgttttttatcatCGTTGTCTAAGTTAAATAGTCGTTTAAAAACAACACAGTTCATTACTTAACATAGCTTATAATCATCCCCTAATGTCCTTGATAATTATTGTTTTAGCTAAATAATTATTGCTTGAAAATAACACAATTCGTTACTTAAAATAACTTATAACCATCGCctaatgtttttaatatttgttgccATTAGTAATTGAAACTGTTGCATTAAAGACTAAAAtgtaaaaatgtatcattaAACTAATCATTCGTTTAGATCACACTAAAACCACTGCATTTGGATTACTAATATGATGACTATTTTTATTGTGgactaatcaaatataaatcattGCCTATTAACTAATATAGCGAAAACATTTGTGATAGTTGTGATTTTGTTGTCTAAAGTATAAAACCACGGTTTTATGGGCTTTTgacaacaaaaataaacaactaCATTAAACGTTTTATGGTATAGTGTTGATATTGACTCTTATAGCTTGAGCTAAGCAAATTCTTTAAACTATGGCTTTAGCTCAAGCCATGGTTATGTATTTTAGACTCAATAAAGCTTGAGttaattcgattcgaatatAATCCTAATTTTATCCTAGGTCAAATTATGCAAGACATTTTCGTTGAGTTAAAATGAAAGAGCCTCCAAACAAGAGTAAGTGAATCTGTACATGAGATATTTCTGTAATGGGAAGCTAAGTACTTATCAACCACTTGATCAAATTGCCTTGCCAAAACCTCACTTTTTTTTCGTCCCGATGCTAAGTTTTGTAATCAAAATATCCcaaaatttggttaattttcattaaacaaagagagagaagaaattcAATCATAGCTTTTGAAAGACGCAACGCGTTGATCCCAATTTGGCTAAATGAGTTGACGAGTGACAACCGTAGATTCCATCTAAGCGGAcggaaattttcaaataaaccCCTTAGCCTTATTTCAACCCCTCCTGGCGTGAGTGATTCGTCATTACCCCCACCTTACATGTCCAGTTTTAAACTCGAGTTTTTAGATGATCTACATGCAGTACCTCAAGTGGCTGTTATTTCGGTAAAATTactatcccttttttttttttttaacttaatatatttGAGTTAGAGTGGACAATTTTTAATACGATATGTTAATccaatatgatatgatacaaaaaatattatattaggttaaattttttgacataaaatttatttcaggtCAATCTAatacaatttgaaattaatttgaatagtGTTAAGATTTATATGGAAATAACCTAACACGATCTGAATCAATACgaatgttttgaaaaaatattactttaataattacaatagttatatttttatataattataattactcatattattgtttatttttatttaaatattttattttattattaaatagtaagaatttgatttggttagtcTAATTGTATATGCGTTTTTTTAAAgtcttactcatattataattatatattgtatctttataataaaaattttgaaatatttacaaattgcatataattatacatttgtttaattataattactcatattattttttatttttatttaaatattttattttattattaagtagtaaattattgatatgttttaaaaatctcaGTATGTAATCTTTTAGAGCATTtatcaataagacaaaatattatattgtgtgttttattaataataggttaaggtaattgattaaaaaattaaaaccataaaaaaactTTAGAGAGTGAAAACAATATATCATTTCCGGTCAAACTGAGTTAGACtagatcaattcaaatattatagaattgagttagagttaaaaaattttgatacgatttAATTCGGATCGGGTTATAGTTGAAAGTCTTTGACATAAAACTTGAACTGATATAATACGAACATAATCCGATGACATGAATTATCAGCTCTAGTTTGACTGTTTGTTCCACCCTCTCTTTAGCatgaaatatgtaaaattacCGCTCATTACGCCAAATCAATTCTAACCTGAGAGTTTAAGTAGTTGGCGTGTCAATGCACAAAGTAGAAAaactctaatatatttaaattaccCCACTTACACCCCCCAAAATAAGCAAAACCTAACTATAGTGTAACACCTtcaaatcatcaaatatttcagTAACAcaaccattttatatatatatatatatataaaagaaaagcatGTTATTCGAAAATATTTAATGAACCAATGGTAGATGATATGCAAGAAAAGGATGTTACTATTTAATTACCTACAGTTGGGGTAGTGCTCAAAATAATCTGAAGGCTTTTCAATCTCTTGGGTCGTGGTTGGTCTTCCTCAGGATTGTGCATGTCTCGACGCAACAAACGAAATCTACACTCCTTCACCTTACAAACATCCATATCTATACATTTTCCGTTTGAATCCTTAACATAAAACTGGATGCTCATCTCATCACCGTTAGAGCTTCTTGCATCATACTCGAGGAAATCATAACCCAGGAAAACATGATCTTTGTTTACATTTCGAGGGCCAGCTTCACTTTCCCAACTCTTCAGGCTGCCATTATGAAATATGGTTGTGCCATCTCcacattcataaaaaatttccaaTCCCTTGCCCTTATTTTCATAGTCACGAAACTCTACAAGAGCGCTCACAGCAAAACTGAGAAAAATCCAATTCCGTTGGAGCTTGAAAGTTACAGAAGATCCCTTATTTTGATGACTAAATTTGAAACACTCTGGGATTTCAGTTCCAGGGAAACAGATACAAGCTCTCGATCGTGTTAGACAACAAGATTTCTGTGCCAAGAAGTCATCAATAATTGACAAGAGAAATTCCATTTTAATTTGaacaagaaattaataaaatgagtgagaaaGACTATACCTCAATTTCGTCTAAAACACGTTTAATGCTGCCTTGAAGTGCATTTTGATCTAGATTGAAGCAGTTGCTCAAGTTGACTCTCACGGATTTCTTGCTTGGGCATAGAATTGACAAATCTGGTGTTGCTTCCATTAATTCGCAGCTGTGAGCATCTACAGATTGTAAACTAGTTGGAAGCTCAGGCAAGGAGTGAAGGCTGTTGCAGTTGGCTAATTCAACGTGCAATAACTTAGATAGGTCTTTGAAGCACAATGGATCGTTGTAAACCTCCTCTCCTGAGTCGTCAGACAATAATCCATCAAGTTTGGAGCAGCCTGAAAGAAGAAGATATTGTAGATATCCCAGTTTACGAATGTTTCTCGGGAGACTCTTAAGGCTTTTGCAGTGCCTCAGATTCAAGACAACAAGCTTCTCCAGGTGCTCGATAGTTGAGGAAATCTTACGCAAATGCTCGCATCCTTCTAGAATCAATCTCTCCAAATTGGGAGGGAAGCAAGCGAAATCTGGGCTGTCGACGTGCTTGGAGTGACtgagattaatatattttaggctACCAAAACACTGTAACCGAAAACATAAGGAATACATCACATTACTAATAACCACGAGATTCGGATATTTATTAGTAGCTCCATAattgtattttcttaaatttgtagattttataTCAGattaatgacacatcatttatgtactcaattatgtatttaaaagtataagatacaaattaaaatatatcaagaaataaaattcaacatatACCTTAGCATTAGGCCACTGTGTTTCCACTTGGGTATGAGACATGTCGAGTGCCACAAGGTGTTCGGTGTTTAATTTCAATTGCAATAAATCCAAGTTACATCCGTGCCAACACAGGTACCTTACTTCACCCAAATCAAACTCAAGGCCTTCGCGAACACGCACCTTATTCATATTATTCTCTTCATAGTGTGGGTGATGTAGTTTGAACAATCTCAAGTTATGCATCTTTCCAAAGCCTTCAATTGTTAAAGTTCTCTCCCCTTGTTCAGCCCTGTTCAAACATATGCCTTTAACTGCTTTTGTTCCCTTAATAAACCAGAAAGAAGGATAAGTTAACatccaatattatatatatactactTTACTAGTCAAGACTAGtatgaaataattatatcaagACCATACATATTAACTACTGGAACctaaaatacaatatattattttagtccAATAAATAGATCCAATGATATTTAAGCAtgatcataatataattatgttatgATGGTCCTGGTTAGAGAATTTGTGTGTGTACATTCATACAATTGGAAAACCGAAAATGATAATCTCTAACATAATTTTCCACAACATCTTTCTAACTCTTACCGTATTGCGTCTCAGGACAGAAGAGATATCTTTATAATTCCACAAACGACTACGTTCCTCAACGTATTTAGCCTCTTGATGAACAATACTTCGAGCCATTGCTTGGAACAAATCATTCACTATTATCTTTTCATCAGATGTAGTACTTATAAGACACTTATCAATGAGATATTCTAAGTCTGACTTGCTCCTGTCCTCATAAGTGGCAACCAAGTAATCCGATACAAAATCTTTACCATACCATTTGAAGAAACAAGCAACATCCAGAAATATATCCTTCTGAGGACCATGTCCATCTAGCTCATTGTAACTTACTTGTAGCTCTTTTTGGATTCCTTCAAGGGGACTTACTTGTAGTTTGTCTATTGCACTTTCCCAAACTTTAAAGTCACCTTTCCAATTGGATAAATATTTACCACAGATTATCAAAGCTAACGGAACACCATTAGAATATTTTACTACCTTATTCGACAGAAAATGATAATCTGAAATgggttcttttcttttaaaggCATGCCAACTGAAAAGTTCAAGAGCTTCAGGATCTGATAATCCCTCGACCTTGTATAGATTATTGGTAGGCACATCACAATTTTGAAGCACTCGTTTATCCCTTGTTGTTATAATGATTCGACTTCCTAAACCCAAGTCATTCAAAAAATTACCAATTAGAGAATTTATTTGGTCTACTGAAGTGACATCATCTAAAAcaataagtattttttttttatctagcTTTCGAtttgtcaaaataaattttttattgggaTTTAATCTTGATTCTTTCCCAATATCTTTAAGGAAGAAAGAATTCTGAAActgattgttgatattgttaAATATAGCCTCAACAACAGTGGTTTTTCCTATGCCACTCATTCCCCAAATACCTAAAATCCGAAGATGGTCTTCTGATCCATTCTCAAGTAAAGATCCAATTTTTGTGATGCTTGATTCTAGTCCAATTTTCAAATCCATAGTATCACTTGGGTGtacatatttcaatttcttcaaaaCATTCTTGACTATTTCATCCACAAGATCAGCTTCACACCTACCATACATGGGAAaccaaacaataacaaaatatgaatcaataaaaaaaatttaaaatatgattttttaaattccaATAGCTGATTTAACtaatgaagatgaaaacaatATAGGAGTTTACCTATTGAGTATGCATTTTGTTATTTACAATATATCACTCTATATCTGTATCACATGAAAAACATAGTAATGAAACAAGAATGGAATTTGAAGGATTGCAAAATACTCAGTGGGTT
Encoded here:
- the LOC123228104 gene encoding disease resistance-like protein DSC1, whose product is MASSSTVTSPPVKYDVFISFRGETRYGFTSHLYSALLRAKVDTFMDRNLERGDEIKKALLHTIEKSTISVVVFSQNYASSRWCLDELVKIIECKNRAINEQIVLPIFYHVDPSDIRNGSGTCEEAFAKLRKKCGKNTEKRQIWKKNSEKWRAALREAGKISGYDTKITRCEADLVDEIVKNVLKKLKYVHPSDTMDLKIGLESSITKIGSLLENGSEDHLRILGIWGMSGIGKTTVVEAIFNNINNQFQNSFFLKDIGKESRLNPNKKFILTNRKLDKKKILIVLDDVTSVDQINSLIGNFLNDLGLGSRIIITTRDKRVLQNCDVPTNNLYKVEGLSDPEALELFSWHAFKRKEPISDYHFLSNKVVKYSNGVPLALIICGKYLSNWKGDFKVWESAIDKLQVSPLEGIQKELQVSYNELDGHGPQKDIFLDVACFFKWYGKDFVSDYLVATYEDRSKSDLEYLIDKCLISTTSDEKIIVNDLFQAMARSIVHQEAKYVEERSRLWNYKDISSVLRRNTGTKAVKGICLNRAEQGERTLTIEGFGKMHNLRLFKLHHPHYEENNMNKVRVREGLEFDLGEVRYLCWHGCNLDLLQLKLNTEHLVALDMSHTQVETQWPNAKCFGSLKYINLSHSKHVDSPDFACFPPNLERLILEGCEHLRKISSTIEHLEKLVVLNLRHCKSLKSLPRNIRKLGYLQYLLLSGCSKLDGLLSDDSGEEVYNDPLCFKDLSKLLHVELANCNSLHSLPELPTSLQSVDAHSCELMEATPDLSILCPSKKSVRVNLSNCFNLDQNALQGSIKRVLDEIEKSCCLTRSRACICFPGTEIPECFKFSHQNKGSSVTFKLQRNWIFLSFAVSALVEFRDYENKGKGLEIFYECGDGTTIFHNGSLKSWESEAGPRNVNKDHVFLGYDFLEYDARSSNGDEMSIQFYVKDSNGKCIDMDVCKVKECRFRLLRRDMHNPEEDQPRPKRLKSLQIILSTTPTVGN